One genomic segment of Stigmatopora argus isolate UIUO_Sarg chromosome 18, RoL_Sarg_1.0, whole genome shotgun sequence includes these proteins:
- the LOC144093035 gene encoding rho-related GTP-binding protein RhoN-like, translating into MEGKGPLRCKIVVVGDTQCGKTALLHVFAKDSYPENYVPTVFENYTASFEIDKQRIELNMWDTSGSSYYDNVRPLAYPDSDAVLICFDISRPETLDSVVKKWQGETQEFCPKAKVVLVGCKLDLRTDVNVMRELSKHKLIPVTHEQGTHLARQIGAAAYAECTSKYSENTVRDVFHVTTLASVTCGTRPALKRAASRRGLKRVSQQPPRTDIHERPPAIRKARAKSCTLM; encoded by the exons ATGGAGGGCAAAGGACCACTCCGGTGTAAGATCGTGGTGGTCGGAGACACGCAGTGTGGAAAAACAGCTCTCCTTCACGTTTTTGCCAAAGACTCGTACCCGGAG aATTATGTACCGACGGTGTTTGAGAACTACACGGCCAGCTTTGAAATCGACAAGCAGCGCATTGAGCTCAACATGTGGGACACGTCAG GTTCATCTTACTACGACAACGTACGGCCTTTAGCTTATCCGGACTCGGATGCCGTCCTCATCTGCTTTGACATCAGTCGTCCAGAGACGTTAGACAGTGTGGTGAAAAAG TGGCAAGGAGAGACGCAAGAGTTCTGTCCCAAAGCCAAAGTGGTACTAGTGGGCTGCAAGTTGGATTTGAGGACTGATGTCAACGTCATGCGGGAGCTTTCCAAGCACAAACTTATTCCAGTCACCCACGAACAG GGTACTCATCTGGCGAGACAGATCGGCGCCGCGGCGTACGCCGAGTGCACCTCCAAGTACTCGGAAAACACCGTCCGCGATGTGTTCCACGTTACCACGCTGGCGTCAGTAACGTGCGGCACCCGACCTGCGCTTAAGCGCGCCGCCTCTCGACGGGGGCTCAAGCGGGTCTCGCAGCAGCCGCCTCGGACTGATATTCACGAGCGCCCGCCCGCCATCAGGAAAGCACGCGCCAAGAGCTGCACGCTCATGTGA